A single region of the Gracilibacillus caseinilyticus genome encodes:
- a CDS encoding TIGR00730 family Rossman fold protein: MKTVAVFCGASNGVDPMYIKESKNLGKQLAKNGIGLVYGGSNVGCMGAVADGVLEAGGIAIGVLPEKLMNYEIAHEKLTELHIVKTMHERKAMMADLADGFIALPGGTGTLEEWFEVFTWQQIGYHQKPCALLNINRYYDPLLTLFDHMVEQGFVKPAFKELIILESEAAQLLDRLKNNPPAPINRWS, encoded by the coding sequence ATGAAGACTGTAGCAGTTTTTTGTGGCGCAAGTAATGGAGTGGATCCAATGTACATAAAAGAGTCTAAAAATCTCGGGAAACAATTAGCGAAGAATGGTATTGGCTTAGTGTATGGAGGGTCAAATGTAGGTTGTATGGGAGCGGTTGCAGATGGTGTGTTAGAGGCAGGGGGTATAGCAATTGGTGTCCTCCCAGAGAAGTTAATGAACTATGAAATAGCTCATGAGAAATTAACAGAATTACATATTGTTAAAACAATGCATGAACGCAAAGCGATGATGGCAGACCTTGCAGACGGTTTTATTGCTCTTCCTGGTGGAACGGGAACTTTAGAAGAATGGTTTGAAGTTTTTACTTGGCAGCAAATTGGCTATCATCAGAAGCCGTGCGCCCTTTTGAATATTAATCGTTATTATGATCCATTGTTAACATTGTTTGATCATATGGTAGAGCAAGGATTTGTGAAACCAGCTTTTAAAGAGTTGATTATATTAGAATCAGAAGCAGCTCAACTCCTTGATCGGCTAAAAAATAATCCCCCAGCCCCGATCAACAGATGGAGCTGA
- a CDS encoding TraX family protein, with product MVFALPLILLYNGNRGAGLKYFFYIFYPLHSILLYLIGLLLNQ from the coding sequence ATGGTTTTTGCTTTGCCATTAATCCTCTTATACAACGGTAATAGAGGTGCTGGTTTAAAGTATTTTTTTTACATATTCTACCCCCTGCACAGTATTTTACTTTATTTGATAGGTTTACTGTTAAATCAATAG
- a CDS encoding glycerophosphodiester phosphodiesterase family protein, giving the protein MKKQNGWLMGIVALAVLCLYYMVESSMTSEALEPKNFGSGVLNIAHRGASGYAPEHTMIAYQIAGEMEADFLEIDVHMTSDDVLVAMHDEDVARTTDGEGFIQEMKHAEIDKLDAGSWFNQAYPDQADKRYEQVRVPKLTDIFDHFGTSTKYYIEIKNAASADLLLQTLEDYQLIEKNAVIIQSFDSAVLQKIYEQYPSLPLIQLLGKNKMLFANYKKIRKYAVGVGLPYQKLNQRLIRHLHRNGLLVHTYTVNDEADMKRLIEWGIDGIFTDYPDRLYDIKENRLNVFHSIN; this is encoded by the coding sequence TTGAAGAAACAGAATGGCTGGTTGATGGGAATTGTAGCATTAGCCGTACTTTGTTTGTATTATATGGTTGAGTCAAGTATGACGAGTGAAGCACTGGAGCCGAAGAACTTTGGGTCAGGTGTTCTGAATATTGCGCATCGTGGCGCGTCAGGCTATGCTCCAGAGCATACGATGATTGCCTATCAAATAGCAGGTGAAATGGAAGCAGATTTTTTAGAAATTGATGTGCATATGACTTCAGATGATGTATTAGTAGCGATGCATGATGAGGATGTTGCCAGAACAACTGATGGAGAAGGTTTTATTCAGGAAATGAAACATGCAGAAATCGATAAATTGGATGCAGGCTCATGGTTCAACCAAGCTTATCCTGATCAGGCGGATAAGCGTTATGAACAAGTAAGAGTTCCTAAGTTAACAGATATTTTTGATCATTTTGGGACAAGCACCAAATACTATATTGAAATCAAAAATGCCGCTTCAGCAGATCTATTATTACAGACATTAGAGGATTATCAATTAATAGAGAAAAATGCAGTTATCATTCAGTCTTTTGACAGTGCAGTGCTGCAAAAAATATATGAACAATATCCTTCGCTGCCTTTGATTCAATTGCTGGGGAAAAATAAAATGCTGTTTGCTAATTATAAGAAAATTCGAAAATACGCGGTTGGGGTGGGGCTGCCATATCAGAAATTAAATCAGCGATTAATCAGACATCTTCATCGAAATGGCTTACTGGTTCATACATATACAGTGAATGATGAGGCAGATATGAAACGGTTAATTGAATGGGGGATAGACGGTATTTTTACCGACTATCCTGATCGGTTATATGACATAAAAGAAAATCGTTTGAATGTGTTTCATTCAATCAATTAA
- a CDS encoding SgcJ/EcaC family oxidoreductase yields MTEIKKVESLYDQLIQAWNKQNAADFAALFADKGEIIGFDGSQEHGKEQIYDHVAPIFKDHPTAPFVYIVKTTELLDANTALLRSIAGMVPVGEEDIKPDLNAHQSLLAVREKEQWKVKLFQNTPAQFHGRPELVEEMTNELRSQL; encoded by the coding sequence ATGACAGAAATTAAGAAGGTAGAGTCTTTATATGATCAGTTGATTCAAGCGTGGAATAAACAGAACGCCGCTGATTTCGCTGCTTTATTTGCAGATAAGGGTGAAATTATCGGCTTTGATGGTAGCCAGGAGCATGGCAAAGAGCAAATTTATGATCACGTAGCTCCAATATTTAAAGACCATCCGACGGCCCCATTTGTCTATATCGTGAAAACGACAGAGCTACTTGATGCTAATACTGCTCTGTTACGCTCCATAGCTGGTATGGTTCCGGTTGGAGAAGAAGATATTAAGCCAGATCTAAATGCGCATCAGTCTTTATTAGCAGTGAGAGAGAAAGAGCAGTGGAAAGTCAAACTATTTCAAAATACACCTGCACAATTCCATGGACGTCCAGAGTTAGTGGAGGAAATGACGAATGAATTAAGAAGTCAATTATAA
- a CDS encoding sporulation protein → MFKKLLASAGIGSAEVDTIITNDSLGAGEDLYGKVVIKGGRTEQQIDRINLFVMTEALRERGDDKKYYENVILHRHVIEDSFTIHEEEYMELPFSFSLPVKTPPTINRTRVWVQTGLDIPQAIDPEDRDYLDVSPHQGMSHVLDAIIQEMQFELRKVNMEFSKRYGYLQEFEFRPVTEFRGDIDELEVVFTSVSENGVELVIEVDRAAKGLGGLFAEALDVDESKVRVPFTKQDLERGTGFIADRLRAIISQYSS, encoded by the coding sequence ATGTTCAAAAAATTATTAGCGAGTGCTGGAATCGGAAGTGCTGAAGTGGATACGATCATTACGAATGATAGTCTGGGAGCCGGAGAGGATCTGTATGGGAAAGTGGTCATTAAAGGTGGTCGAACTGAGCAGCAAATTGACCGGATTAATCTGTTTGTAATGACAGAAGCGTTACGTGAGCGTGGTGATGATAAAAAGTATTATGAAAATGTTATACTGCACCGTCATGTGATTGAGGATTCCTTTACCATTCACGAAGAGGAATATATGGAATTGCCTTTTTCTTTTTCTTTACCAGTCAAAACACCTCCGACTATTAACCGTACAAGAGTATGGGTACAAACTGGTTTAGATATACCACAAGCAATTGACCCAGAGGATAGGGATTATTTAGATGTATCTCCGCATCAAGGAATGAGTCATGTATTAGATGCTATTATCCAAGAGATGCAATTTGAATTACGCAAAGTGAATATGGAATTTTCCAAACGTTATGGTTATTTACAGGAATTCGAATTCAGACCAGTAACAGAATTCCGTGGAGATATAGATGAACTAGAGGTTGTTTTTACCTCTGTATCAGAAAATGGTGTTGAACTGGTGATAGAAGTAGACCGAGCTGCGAAAGGTCTAGGTGGGTTATTTGCAGAAGCATTAGATGTAGATGAATCAAAAGTACGCGTACCGTTTACTAAACAAGATCTTGAACGAGGTACTGGTTTTATAGCTGACCGATTAAGAGCAATTATTAGCCAATACAGTTCATAA
- a CDS encoding SpaA isopeptide-forming pilin-related protein, producing MKKHASILLIAIMMFSQLSYSSSTIFAESNTNQSEDFNISLEEGASLKESIINIGSESIYDSLKITLPNDVDLNEEKTKALTEIDMNLSYQPDSNTVLIGPKTQSLSIKLVLNDVLEENKIIVEGYTNNELVASKDFAFSVEQEPSNPSTNPPNDSHTVDTSGSNSLQKESNTDSQSTKKNEGTEADVSSSESSTQDTNTKVTESANLSEDMVTPFSGNLNVDVDLSPRNAITLSGNAASYDLNLKFTGSRTEYTDAKITIDLPITTFTSFTQDVNDLTIDGVVPTYDTSNQQLVYAFDSIDTGRSYERLLKINTENGFSPNGYELVAQASFQANEQLPVSDGATVTIESSGSASVSKEFRSVEGNDRNIPTPGSKTLWEIKLDIPKKETGQMFLKEGSEITIADLLPDGLSFDSMETGPTPTLNGNELTWQFDAPTIDDQTSSNTSLFSQTIQVWLTVDQGTAGSTQNNQVEVETTYIDDSNSTVSGEHQVEIVDSETANGDIEGNWYVPVHLGPSNGKGDFAPFNNKNPNPIVYDDALLGFSHGIAPLPESEPGDFQEYTTIYRIDPHLTLDKLSTPGGFVYRPNASYPSGVPLDEEPRFNIVASVNGEEQLLIENVEQGKTYTRMDLGLAQSDRVDYIKYDFTYAPSGMLNAGRPNYYFSVEEGYTGEVVNTFNVYGVDANGNSFNYRYHQNDRNTIAGPRSATIAPKPDDEPPIAYVGVSLMEQSGGEVVTGSNRMEVKLTNSNSSTLAMQERLETVVLMPPGVTINDNPNPDYIDKDGQSSKNSTSAAGGSYEILSNNFNESGRQLVRIRWNDRLLRPGNDLAARLDVTISENTPNHLLFQVYGFSGDEKLVVPEGEGSAITDTTLESDTEDLNEDSTVDEPRLKSGNSYYMRGEYQIESEKLVKGELDEAFSSFGQTVPNGDIDYQLSFTNVSGKDISSMTLIDVLPSVGDLGITDNVDRGSQFTPTLNGEITIPSSWTDRVDVMYSTAKNPKRDDLTRNTDYPDTTEQLNNPPGAQDPNWMEANEVSDWSSIHSFKIQSKSNTDWLEGESITISFTMVAPSAQEVSEDVLNGNIEPTSRAAWNSFAIATDNGQPVEPLRVGVYMNYTNSVTLLKKAGDGTELEGAEFKLLDGAGNEIETGLVTDENGEIIVEDLLLGDYEFIETKAPTGYQLDSTPIPFSVEATQQEPIEVVSENTPVPGAVELLKVGEDEEPLEGATFTLLNHNDEELQSGLTTDQNGQLLIEDLQPGNYQLVETKAPFGHELDETPITFEIVFNQQETLQLTMENEQSTGAVELTKTGEDGNVLEGVEFELQDEEGNTLQENLTTDADGKLVVQELKPGNYQFVEISTIPGYDVDDTPIPFEIALGQTEPTEVSFENPLTPGAVALTKVGEEGEALEGAEFTLRNEAGDELQTGLTTDENGQLLIEDLKPDNYELVEMKAPFGYQLDETPIAFEIVFDQQETLQLTMENSYIPSTFELTKQGEDGRLLEGVVFELQDSDGETLQEGFTTDEQGKITIADLDPGSYQLVETETIPGYDLDATPIMFDIGLGQTETTEVSFENPLTPGSVALTKVGEADSGLTGAIFELQNEQGETLQMGLATDENGKLVIEDLKPGSYQLVETEAPFGYELDSTPIPFEIDFDQEETLNLTMENSMSTGSVELTKVDEETGETLAGATFELQQEGKVLQENLKTDANGKLLVEDLTPGTYQFVETEAPDGYQLDTAPLTFTIDLGQSETLLISTDNAIVKGDFELTKVDFDNPSLSLAGVKFELQDAEGNILREDLVTGQGGKLLIEDLRPGRYLLKEVKPLEGYRSHLPVSFTIDRGQLAAKKIELTNKQIRSGVELIKLDSKNKEKTLQGAEFSLKSEDGELIAQDLTTDENGMIVVDYLKPGEYYFTETKAPKGYTLDSSPIRFTIELGQSERTKVEVLNQMEENDEETTQSTLPATATNIFNYTLFGSLLVIGGMITFMFYRRRRQ from the coding sequence ATGAAAAAGCATGCATCGATCTTGTTGATCGCTATTATGATGTTCTCTCAATTATCGTATTCTAGTTCGACCATTTTTGCAGAAAGTAATACTAATCAATCAGAAGATTTTAACATCAGCCTAGAGGAGGGCGCGTCGTTAAAAGAAAGTATTATAAATATAGGTTCCGAAAGTATATATGATAGCTTGAAAATCACATTACCTAATGACGTAGATTTGAATGAAGAAAAAACAAAGGCTTTAACAGAAATAGATATGAATTTATCCTACCAACCTGATTCAAATACTGTATTAATAGGGCCGAAAACACAATCATTATCTATTAAACTAGTACTAAACGATGTATTAGAAGAAAATAAGATAATCGTAGAAGGATATACAAATAATGAATTAGTAGCTAGTAAAGACTTTGCTTTTTCTGTAGAGCAGGAGCCTAGTAATCCTTCAACCAATCCCCCTAATGATTCACACACCGTAGATACTTCAGGCAGTAACTCATTACAAAAAGAAAGTAATACCGATTCTCAGAGTACTAAAAAGAATGAGGGGACCGAAGCTGATGTGAGTTCCAGTGAATCTAGTACTCAAGATACCAATACCAAAGTTACGGAGAGTGCAAATCTCTCTGAGGATATGGTTACTCCTTTCTCAGGAAATTTAAATGTTGATGTGGATCTTTCACCCAGAAATGCCATCACTCTATCAGGAAATGCCGCTTCATACGACCTTAACCTAAAATTCACGGGTTCACGAACAGAATATACAGACGCTAAAATTACTATTGATCTTCCTATTACAACGTTTACAAGTTTTACTCAGGATGTTAACGACTTAACAATTGATGGCGTAGTGCCAACATATGATACATCTAATCAACAATTAGTCTATGCTTTTGACTCCATCGACACAGGACGTTCTTATGAGCGGTTACTAAAAATCAATACAGAAAATGGCTTTTCGCCAAATGGTTATGAATTAGTGGCTCAAGCCTCCTTTCAGGCAAATGAACAACTACCGGTATCGGATGGTGCAACTGTAACAATAGAATCCTCCGGTTCGGCTAGTGTTTCTAAAGAATTTAGAAGTGTGGAAGGAAATGATAGAAATATTCCAACACCAGGATCAAAAACATTATGGGAAATTAAGTTAGACATTCCTAAAAAGGAAACGGGGCAAATGTTTTTAAAGGAAGGATCAGAAATTACGATAGCTGATCTTTTACCAGATGGCTTGTCATTTGATTCGATGGAAACTGGTCCCACTCCAACACTGAACGGAAATGAATTAACATGGCAGTTTGATGCACCTACGATTGATGATCAAACGTCTTCTAATACTTCCTTGTTTTCCCAAACGATTCAAGTGTGGCTAACCGTTGATCAAGGGACAGCAGGTTCTACACAAAACAATCAAGTAGAGGTTGAGACGACATATATAGATGATTCTAATAGTACAGTTTCTGGTGAACATCAAGTAGAAATCGTGGATTCAGAAACTGCAAATGGCGATATAGAGGGGAATTGGTATGTCCCTGTACATCTAGGGCCATCCAATGGCAAAGGTGATTTTGCACCATTTAATAATAAAAACCCTAACCCGATAGTGTATGATGATGCTTTATTAGGATTTAGTCACGGAATCGCTCCTTTGCCGGAGAGTGAGCCAGGAGATTTTCAAGAATATACGACTATTTACAGAATAGATCCTCATTTAACATTAGATAAACTTTCTACACCGGGGGGATTTGTGTATAGACCAAATGCAAGCTATCCGTCCGGAGTTCCATTAGATGAAGAACCGCGATTTAATATTGTGGCATCTGTTAATGGGGAAGAACAACTACTTATAGAAAATGTGGAGCAAGGAAAAACCTACACACGAATGGACCTAGGTTTGGCGCAATCCGATCGTGTTGACTATATTAAGTATGACTTCACGTATGCTCCATCTGGAATGTTGAATGCTGGTAGACCTAATTATTATTTCTCCGTAGAAGAAGGGTATACGGGTGAGGTAGTAAATACCTTTAATGTGTATGGTGTTGATGCAAATGGAAATTCTTTTAACTATAGATACCATCAAAATGATAGAAATACAATAGCAGGACCACGTAGTGCTACTATTGCACCGAAGCCTGATGATGAACCACCTATTGCCTATGTAGGTGTAAGCCTAATGGAGCAATCCGGTGGTGAGGTTGTAACTGGAAGCAATCGTATGGAAGTAAAATTAACGAATTCCAATAGCTCTACATTGGCAATGCAGGAACGACTCGAGACAGTTGTACTGATGCCGCCGGGAGTAACTATAAATGATAACCCTAATCCGGATTATATTGATAAAGACGGTCAATCGTCTAAAAATTCTACATCAGCAGCAGGTGGATCTTATGAGATATTAAGCAATAATTTTAATGAAAGTGGTCGTCAGTTAGTTCGGATCAGGTGGAATGATCGTTTATTACGTCCAGGAAACGATCTGGCAGCACGATTAGATGTTACTATTTCCGAAAACACACCCAATCATCTTCTTTTTCAAGTATATGGTTTTTCAGGCGATGAAAAACTGGTCGTACCTGAGGGGGAAGGAAGTGCCATAACGGATACGACGCTAGAGTCAGATACAGAGGACTTAAATGAAGATAGTACCGTCGATGAACCAAGATTGAAGTCTGGAAATAGTTATTATATGCGAGGCGAGTACCAAATAGAGTCGGAAAAATTAGTGAAAGGGGAGTTAGATGAAGCATTTTCATCTTTCGGTCAAACCGTTCCTAATGGTGACATCGACTATCAACTATCATTTACTAATGTAAGTGGGAAGGATATTTCATCTATGACATTGATCGATGTTTTACCTTCCGTTGGAGATTTGGGTATAACAGACAATGTAGATCGTGGTAGTCAATTTACACCCACTTTAAATGGCGAGATAACGATACCTAGTTCTTGGACAGATAGAGTGGATGTAATGTATAGTACAGCGAAAAATCCAAAACGGGATGATTTGACAAGAAATACAGACTATCCGGACACAACGGAACAACTTAACAACCCTCCAGGTGCACAAGATCCAAACTGGATGGAAGCTAATGAGGTTAGTGATTGGTCGAGTATCCATTCCTTTAAAATTCAATCTAAATCGAATACAGATTGGCTGGAAGGAGAAAGTATCACAATTTCATTTACCATGGTGGCTCCAAGTGCACAAGAAGTATCGGAAGATGTCTTAAATGGGAATATAGAGCCGACGTCTCGTGCAGCTTGGAATTCCTTTGCTATAGCTACAGATAATGGACAACCAGTGGAGCCGTTGCGAGTCGGAGTATATATGAATTATACGAATTCCGTTACTCTCTTGAAAAAAGCAGGTGACGGCACAGAATTAGAAGGAGCAGAGTTTAAACTTCTAGATGGTGCAGGAAACGAAATAGAAACAGGTTTAGTTACTGATGAGAATGGTGAAATAATAGTAGAAGATCTATTGTTAGGCGATTATGAGTTTATCGAAACAAAAGCGCCAACAGGCTATCAATTAGATAGTACACCTATTCCTTTTAGTGTGGAGGCTACACAGCAAGAACCCATTGAGGTTGTTTCAGAAAATACGCCGGTCCCAGGTGCAGTAGAATTACTAAAAGTGGGTGAGGATGAAGAACCATTAGAAGGCGCCACTTTTACTTTACTCAATCACAACGATGAGGAGTTGCAGTCCGGACTTACGACAGATCAAAATGGCCAATTATTGATTGAGGATCTACAACCAGGTAATTATCAATTAGTGGAAACCAAAGCGCCGTTTGGTCATGAATTAGATGAAACGCCTATTACCTTTGAAATTGTCTTTAATCAACAGGAAACGTTACAGCTAACCATGGAAAACGAACAATCAACAGGAGCTGTAGAATTAACAAAAACCGGAGAAGATGGGAACGTATTAGAAGGCGTGGAGTTTGAACTACAAGATGAGGAAGGCAATACCCTTCAAGAGAATTTGACTACGGATGCAGATGGGAAATTGGTCGTGCAAGAGTTGAAGCCAGGAAACTATCAATTTGTCGAAATCAGTACTATTCCAGGATACGATGTCGATGACACGCCTATCCCATTTGAAATTGCACTGGGTCAAACAGAACCAACCGAAGTATCCTTTGAAAATCCATTAACACCGGGTGCCGTCGCCTTAACCAAAGTAGGAGAAGAAGGAGAGGCATTAGAAGGCGCAGAGTTTACGTTACGCAATGAGGCAGGGGACGAGCTTCAAACAGGTCTTACAACGGATGAAAATGGCCAATTACTTATCGAAGACCTAAAGCCGGATAATTATGAACTGGTAGAGATGAAGGCACCCTTCGGCTACCAATTAGATGAGACACCTATCGCGTTTGAAATCGTCTTTGATCAACAGGAAACGTTACAATTGACGATGGAAAACAGCTATATTCCAAGTACCTTCGAGTTAACCAAACAAGGGGAGGATGGCCGATTATTAGAAGGTGTCGTCTTTGAATTGCAGGATAGCGACGGCGAAACATTACAAGAAGGTTTCACGACAGATGAGCAAGGAAAGATAACGATAGCTGATCTCGATCCTGGTAGTTACCAACTAGTCGAAACAGAGACCATTCCAGGCTATGATTTGGATGCGACGCCGATTATGTTTGATATTGGGTTAGGACAAACGGAAACCACCGAAGTATCCTTTGAAAATCCATTAACGCCGGGTTCCGTCGCCTTAACCAAAGTAGGAGAAGCAGATAGTGGGTTAACTGGAGCGATATTTGAATTGCAAAATGAGCAAGGAGAAACGCTGCAAATGGGTCTTGCTACTGATGAAAATGGAAAGTTAGTCATCGAAGATTTGAAACCAGGGTCTTATCAACTAGTAGAAACTGAAGCACCTTTCGGTTATGAGCTAGATAGTACTCCGATACCATTTGAAATTGATTTTGATCAAGAAGAAACATTGAACCTAACAATGGAGAACAGTATGTCTACTGGATCAGTTGAATTAACCAAAGTAGATGAAGAAACTGGAGAAACATTAGCAGGTGCGACCTTTGAACTTCAACAAGAAGGAAAGGTTTTACAAGAAAATTTGAAAACAGATGCAAATGGGAAACTTTTGGTAGAGGATTTAACGCCAGGTACTTATCAATTTGTCGAAACGGAGGCTCCTGATGGCTATCAGCTAGATACAGCGCCTCTCACCTTTACGATTGATTTAGGTCAAAGTGAAACTTTATTGATCTCTACCGATAATGCCATTGTAAAAGGTGATTTTGAGTTAACAAAGGTAGATTTTGATAATCCATCGTTATCTTTAGCAGGTGTGAAGTTTGAATTGCAAGATGCAGAAGGGAACATATTAAGAGAGGATCTGGTGACAGGACAAGGTGGGAAGCTTTTAATCGAAGATTTACGTCCTGGGAGATATTTACTTAAAGAAGTGAAGCCATTAGAAGGTTATCGCTCACATCTACCGGTATCCTTCACAATTGATAGAGGACAATTAGCAGCCAAAAAAATAGAATTAACCAATAAGCAAATTCGTTCAGGTGTAGAACTTATAAAGCTAGACAGTAAGAATAAGGAAAAGACACTACAAGGGGCAGAATTCAGTTTGAAAAGCGAGGATGGCGAACTTATTGCTCAAGATCTTACCACAGATGAAAATGGTATGATTGTTGTTGATTATTTAAAGCCGGGAGAGTATTACTTTACAGAAACAAAAGCTCCTAAAGGTTATACGCTAGATTCATCACCTATTCGATTTACGATTGAATTAGGACAATCTGAACGAACGAAAGTCGAAGTACTGAATCAAATGGAAGAAAATGATGAAGAAACTACTCAATCCACTCTTCCTGCAACAGCAACAAATATATTTAACTATACATTATTTGGAAGTCTTTTGGTGATTGGTGGTATGATCACTTTCATGTTCTATCGTCGTAGAAGACAATAA